In Candidatus Tanganyikabacteria bacterium, the genomic stretch CGGCCCCGAGTAGTGCCACCCGTGCCGCCGCCGCTACGCGGACACCCGCCGAGCCTCGAGCGCGCTCCAGCGATGCGGCCCTGGAGGGTGGCGGCGCCGGGTGGCTCCAGTTAAATGGATAGCCCAGTACAGGGAAGTACACGGAACGCGGCTTTAGCCGCAAAGTCGCCAGGGGTTACGGCATTCTGGCCGGCGCGGGAGCGCGCGCCGGCCGGATGCCAGATCTTCCTCTCGATCCTGGAGGGCGGGGTCGAGAGCAGGGGAAACGCTGGACCAAGGATGGTCCGCTACGCGATTCAAGGAGGGATTCATGGCTCTCAGGGTCAATCAGAACGTCCAGTCGACCATCAGCCAGTACCACCTGAAGCGGAACGACGACGCGCTTACCTCGTCGATCCACCGCCTCAGCACGGGCCTGCGGGTCAACCGGGCAGGGGACGACACCGCGGCGCTCAACATCTCCGAGCGCATGCGCAACCGGGTGCGGGGCCTCGACATGGCGGCCTCCAACGCCCAGGATGCGTCGAACATGCTGGGCACCGCGGAAGCCGCCCTCAACGAGACGCACGCGATCGTGGCGCGGATGCGCGAACTGGCGGTCCAGGCTGCCAGCGACACGCTCACGGCCTCGGATCGCACGTCGATCAAGCAGGAACTGGACAACCTCTCGGTGGAAGTCGATCGCATCGGCAACAAGACCGAGTGGAACGACCACAAACTGCTCGACGGCGGTTCGTACGCCTCGCTCTTCACGCTCCAGGTCGGCGCCCGTGACGGCGACATCCACACGATGTCGATCCGCGACATGCGCGCCGCGGCCATCAAGGTGGCCACCACCGACCTGACGGTCTCCTCGGCGTCCTTCGCGTCGCAGGCGATCGTCAACATCGACAACGCGATCGAGGCGGTGAGCCGCGAACGCGACTACCTCGGCGCCAAGATGAACGCCCTGGCGCAGAACATCGCCACGCTCAACGTCGAGTCGCAGAACCAGGCGTTCTCGGAGAACAAGCTCCGCGACGTCGACTTCGCCAAGGAGGCTTCCAAGCTCACCCGGGCGCAACTGCTCCAGCAGTCGAGCACGGCCATGCTCGCGCAGGCCAACGCTCAGCCCCAGGCGGTTCTGGGACTCCTCCGGTAACCGCACGAGATCTACTGACTCGTACGCCCACCATGCAGGGACCCCGGCTTCGCCGGGGTCCCTTATCACATAACGCTCAGAGCCCTAAAGTTACTTCGAGATCGGCCGATGATTTTTTGCTCGCTCGGGTATATTGAACCAGGAAGGGGTTACAGCCTTCCCCAATAACGAAAACGACTCCCCAAATTGGGTCCCATGAGAGCGTCGTGCCGCCCGGAAATCCCGGGCGGCACAACGTTTTTGCAGGCCGGGGAGGGTACAAGGACGTCATAACCGCGTCATCAACATTTGAAGGAGACTTATCGGCAAACCCCTCAAGTGCGCCGCTTTGCGTACCGATCCTCCGAATAGGACCGCATTATGAAAATCGAAGGGACTCTGGCGGTTTCGGCCGCCGTCTCCAACCAGGCACTCGCCACCGAGGGCCAGGCGGTCCAGCGCGAGCGCACCAACGTCGAGAATGCCCGCATCCAGACCGCGTCGAACCCCGACGCGAATGCGGTCGCGGGAGCCCAGCGCGCCGTCGGAGCC encodes the following:
- a CDS encoding flagellin; its protein translation is MALRVNQNVQSTISQYHLKRNDDALTSSIHRLSTGLRVNRAGDDTAALNISERMRNRVRGLDMAASNAQDASNMLGTAEAALNETHAIVARMRELAVQAASDTLTASDRTSIKQELDNLSVEVDRIGNKTEWNDHKLLDGGSYASLFTLQVGARDGDIHTMSIRDMRAAAIKVATTDLTVSSASFASQAIVNIDNAIEAVSRERDYLGAKMNALAQNIATLNVESQNQAFSENKLRDVDFAKEASKLTRAQLLQQSSTAMLAQANAQPQAVLGLLR